The following proteins come from a genomic window of Novosphingobium sp. P6W:
- a CDS encoding M20/M25/M40 family metallo-hydrolase, producing MNEIIEITQTPSWPFGEASRGKLVAEMMQQSGFRDVTIDGIGNVIGVRPGRNRKLPALIVAAHLDTVFPQGTDVTVKRAGTRLMAPGIGDDSRGLATLLVLARAMDKAGIQTERDILFVGNVGEEGPGDLRGVRHLFENDARAKTATGFISIDSSGSGGIVTRGVGSNRYHIVFSGPGGHSYDKFGIVNPMVPLAKTVVGLYGIAVPSEPKVTYSASIAGGGTSVNTIPPQVFVDVDMRSTSPEEVARVDRELRAIAQHAVDEENAARSTERGKVSVDFQVIGMRPAGQTDETKGLAAIAVGAAEEFGYQSRFIAVSTDANVAMSLGIPAITIGSGGRGGAEHSPDEWIDVEIDESVRGLKVDLATVVSAANVTN from the coding sequence GTGAACGAAATCATAGAAATCACGCAAACCCCGTCGTGGCCGTTTGGCGAAGCGAGCCGCGGCAAGCTGGTTGCTGAAATGATGCAGCAGAGCGGCTTTAGGGACGTGACGATTGACGGCATCGGCAATGTTATCGGCGTACGTCCCGGCCGCAACCGAAAGCTCCCTGCGCTGATTGTGGCGGCGCATCTCGATACCGTATTCCCGCAGGGCACCGACGTGACCGTCAAGCGTGCGGGTACCAGGCTCATGGCACCTGGTATCGGCGACGATTCCCGCGGATTGGCCACCTTGCTGGTACTGGCCCGCGCTATGGACAAGGCTGGCATCCAGACTGAGCGCGACATTCTGTTCGTCGGCAACGTGGGAGAGGAAGGCCCGGGCGACTTGCGCGGCGTACGCCACCTTTTTGAAAACGACGCGCGTGCCAAGACGGCGACTGGCTTCATCAGCATCGACAGTTCCGGGTCGGGCGGCATCGTCACGCGCGGCGTGGGCTCCAACCGCTATCACATCGTTTTCAGCGGGCCAGGTGGACACAGCTACGACAAATTCGGCATCGTCAATCCGATGGTGCCCCTCGCGAAGACCGTAGTCGGGCTCTACGGCATCGCCGTACCGAGCGAGCCAAAGGTCACCTATTCGGCCAGCATCGCCGGCGGCGGGACTTCGGTTAACACCATTCCTCCGCAGGTCTTCGTCGATGTCGACATGCGCTCCACTTCCCCGGAGGAAGTCGCTCGCGTGGACCGCGAACTGCGCGCTATCGCCCAGCATGCGGTAGACGAGGAAAACGCCGCGCGCTCTACCGAGCGCGGCAAGGTGAGCGTCGATTTCCAGGTTATCGGCATGCGCCCTGCCGGCCAGACGGACGAGACGAAGGGCCTTGCCGCCATCGCCGTCGGGGCGGCGGAAGAATTCGGGTACCAGAGCCGGTTCATCGCAGTTTCGACCGATGCCAACGTGGCGATGAGCCTGGGCATTCCGGCCATCACCATTGGTTCGGGCGGCCGCGGCGGCGCGGAACACTCGCCCGACGAGTGGATCGATGTGGAAATCGACGAAAGCGTACGCGGGTTGAAGGTGGACCTGGCAACGGTCGTGTCGGCTGCAAACGTGACAAATTAG
- a CDS encoding sugar phosphate isomerase/epimerase: protein MDVTRRTLLTAAATGAAVLSVPSLARPRRYKVRLGIQTYSFRDLLPTPGDTVDKMIQACKDLGVDMIELFEPTVEPPALSAHAAWAFTGGKPTEASLYGRPPEGTRPAAVLQSREDLRKYRLATPIARFREIGRRFRAAGIEVQAFNFGLKDDCTDAEVEWGFAATKALGTNLMTASTTLSMLRRTAPFAARHRTLLGLHGHSNLRDPNQLATPESFEQGLAMSPWYRLNFDIGHFAAAGFDTLGFLHRHHENVCSVHLKDRKANFGMNMPYGQGDTPIAGVVRTITENGWNIPIFLEYEYAGGPSQDELRRSLAYVRKFVVR, encoded by the coding sequence ATGGATGTTACCCGCCGCACCCTCCTGACAGCGGCCGCGACCGGCGCCGCCGTATTATCCGTTCCCTCGCTTGCACGGCCCCGCCGCTACAAGGTCCGCCTCGGCATTCAGACCTACAGCTTCCGCGACCTGCTGCCGACGCCCGGAGACACGGTCGACAAGATGATCCAAGCCTGCAAGGATCTGGGCGTCGACATGATCGAGCTGTTCGAACCAACGGTCGAGCCGCCCGCCCTGTCCGCCCATGCGGCCTGGGCGTTCACCGGCGGCAAGCCGACCGAAGCCTCGCTCTACGGCCGCCCGCCCGAGGGAACGCGCCCGGCCGCTGTATTGCAGAGCCGCGAAGACCTGCGCAAGTATCGCCTTGCCACCCCGATCGCCCGTTTCCGCGAGATCGGTCGTCGCTTCCGCGCCGCCGGGATCGAAGTCCAGGCTTTCAATTTCGGCCTCAAGGACGATTGCACCGATGCCGAAGTCGAATGGGGCTTTGCTGCCACCAAGGCGCTGGGCACCAACCTGATGACCGCATCGACCACCCTTTCGATGCTACGCCGCACGGCGCCCTTCGCTGCCAGACATCGCACACTTCTGGGTCTTCATGGGCATTCCAACTTGCGCGACCCCAACCAGTTGGCAACTCCCGAGAGCTTCGAGCAGGGTCTGGCAATGTCGCCGTGGTATCGGCTCAATTTCGACATTGGCCATTTCGCGGCCGCCGGCTTCGACACGCTTGGGTTCCTGCACAGGCATCACGAGAACGTCTGCAGCGTTCACCTCAAGGACCGCAAGGCTAACTTCGGCATGAACATGCCCTATGGGCAAGGAGATACGCCGATCGCGGGGGTGGTGCGCACCATCACCGAGAACGGCTGGAACATCCCCATCTTCCTTGAATACGAATACGCAGGCGGACCTTCGCAAGACGAACTGCGCCGCTCGCTCGCCTACGTCCGAAAGTTTGTCGTCCGCTGA
- a CDS encoding MFS transporter, whose product MIVGIGARLAETCGSHLFVTFALAYGKAVGAAVETLMLGVTLGMLADSLMMPVFGALSDRFGRRPVYMFGVLAMAAFAYPFFAMLESGSNGLVLLAFVIGNGLCHAAMAGVQPAMYSEMFSARVRYSGLAMAHEVSSLIVGFSPLIATALFAHYRSAMPVALFLGAICVVSASSLLLPRRRAPLSL is encoded by the coding sequence ATGATTGTGGGCATCGGCGCGCGCCTTGCGGAAACCTGCGGGTCGCATCTCTTTGTCACGTTCGCGCTGGCTTACGGCAAGGCGGTAGGCGCTGCGGTGGAAACGTTGATGCTGGGCGTCACGCTCGGCATGCTGGCGGACAGCCTGATGATGCCGGTGTTCGGCGCCCTGTCGGACCGGTTCGGTCGCCGCCCGGTTTACATGTTCGGTGTGCTCGCGATGGCGGCTTTCGCCTATCCCTTCTTCGCGATGCTGGAATCGGGCTCAAACGGGCTAGTGTTGCTGGCCTTCGTCATCGGCAATGGCCTTTGCCACGCCGCGATGGCCGGCGTGCAGCCCGCCATGTACAGCGAGATGTTCAGCGCCCGCGTGCGTTATTCCGGTCTGGCGATGGCGCATGAGGTTTCCTCGCTCATCGTCGGCTTTTCGCCCCTGATCGCGACCGCGCTCTTCGCCCATTATCGTAGTGCCATGCCGGTGGCACTGTTCCTGGGCGCCATCTGCGTCGTCTCGGCGTCGTCGCTGCTGCTTCCGCGCCGCCGCGCGCCCCTTTCCTTGTAG